From a region of the Paenibacillus segetis genome:
- a CDS encoding aminopeptidase yields the protein MKNFEVMLEKYAELVIKVGVNIQPGQVLIVQSPLETVDFTRLVVSKAYEAGAKYVQVEWEDEQVTRIRYEKAADDSFSYYPKWQADMMEQLAEGGGAILHIKVPDPELFRGIDSSKVSTAVKAAAIAREKYQGYVRSNKVSWSLIKAPTRAWANKVFADLPEEERVPAMWDAVFLMNRVGSEDPVAAWREHISELKKRQNYMNTKRYKSLHYRAPGTDLHVEMPEGYLWLGGGDEKEDGVYFVANMPTEEIYTMPHRTGVNGTVTSTLPLNLNGRLVEGITLTFKDGKVVEYDAKSGREHLTSLLDTDEGASYLGEMALVPYDSPISQLNRVFYNTGVDENASCHFALGSSYPVNIEGGTKLSKEELLARGANVSLTHVDFMIGSAELEIDGELADGTIEPVFRKGSWA from the coding sequence ATGAAAAATTTCGAAGTTATGTTAGAGAAGTATGCGGAACTGGTCATTAAGGTAGGCGTAAATATTCAGCCTGGGCAAGTTCTTATCGTTCAATCGCCTTTGGAAACCGTGGACTTTACCCGTCTGGTGGTATCCAAAGCTTATGAAGCCGGGGCAAAATATGTTCAAGTGGAATGGGAAGATGAACAGGTTACACGCATCCGTTATGAGAAGGCAGCCGATGATTCTTTCAGCTATTATCCAAAGTGGCAAGCTGACATGATGGAACAGCTCGCCGAGGGCGGTGGAGCCATTCTACATATTAAGGTTCCAGATCCGGAACTATTCCGCGGCATCGACTCATCCAAGGTATCCACTGCGGTCAAAGCCGCTGCAATCGCACGTGAGAAATATCAGGGTTATGTACGAAGCAACAAAGTAAGCTGGTCGTTAATTAAAGCTCCAACACGAGCTTGGGCCAATAAAGTATTCGCTGATCTTCCAGAAGAAGAACGAGTTCCAGCAATGTGGGATGCCGTGTTCCTCATGAACCGTGTAGGTAGTGAAGATCCGGTTGCAGCATGGCGTGAGCATATCAGTGAATTGAAGAAAAGACAAAATTACATGAATACGAAACGCTACAAGAGCCTACATTATCGTGCTCCGGGAACCGATTTGCATGTTGAGATGCCTGAAGGTTACCTATGGCTCGGTGGTGGCGATGAGAAAGAGGACGGCGTATATTTTGTAGCCAATATGCCTACCGAAGAAATTTACACGATGCCTCATCGGACAGGTGTCAACGGTACCGTAACAAGTACACTCCCACTTAATTTAAATGGACGACTTGTTGAAGGAATTACACTGACTTTCAAAGATGGCAAAGTCGTTGAATACGATGCGAAATCAGGTCGCGAACATTTGACTTCACTGCTCGATACAGACGAGGGCGCATCTTATCTCGGTGAAATGGCTCTTGTTCCTTATGACTCACCCATCTCTCAATTAAACCGAGTATTCTATAATACGGGTGTCGACGAGAATGCTTCCTGCCATTTTGCACTGGGGAGTTCCTATCCGGTTAATATCGAAGGTGGAACAAAATTAAGCAAAGAGGAATTATTAGCTAGAGGAGCCAACGTTAGCTTAACTCATGTCGATTTCATGATTGGCTCTGCTGAGTTGGAAATTGACGGTGAACTTGCGGACGGAACAATTGAACCTGTATTCCGTAAAGGTAGCTGGGCTTAA
- a CDS encoding FusB/FusC family EF-G-binding protein — MSTPFIRNHQYNVIKKQSEFLLKTLRSVADRRVLETVRYRAATIVTEAFSSLTENQRQMLEQISTLETAYDFQRYLSSLEPYLEPYPPITLKQIQKLFPKNKKLKLPDLQSIDFRYVTYLSWVDIATNKLFIVYPFEGQFIGIEGRITPINQKGYCLFCNRQQELAFFSVRTKSANASPDNISAIGQYVCMENHGCNQSITDTGSLEKFILSVRK; from the coding sequence ATGAGTACACCATTTATTAGAAACCATCAATATAACGTCATTAAGAAACAATCGGAATTTCTTCTGAAAACACTGCGTTCCGTGGCGGATCGGCGGGTCTTGGAGACCGTAAGATATCGTGCTGCAACGATCGTTACGGAAGCATTTTCTTCGCTTACGGAGAATCAGCGGCAGATGCTGGAACAAATATCGACCTTGGAGACAGCGTATGATTTCCAGAGATATCTAAGCTCATTAGAGCCATACCTAGAGCCTTATCCACCGATTACGCTGAAACAAATTCAGAAGTTATTCCCTAAGAATAAGAAACTGAAGTTACCTGATCTACAATCCATCGACTTTCGATATGTGACGTATCTGAGTTGGGTAGATATTGCCACGAATAAATTATTCATTGTGTATCCATTTGAAGGACAGTTCATCGGCATTGAGGGAAGAATCACACCGATTAACCAAAAAGGGTATTGCCTGTTCTGCAATCGGCAACAAGAGCTTGCCTTCTTCTCAGTCAGAACCAAGTCTGCGAATGCTTCGCCGGATAATATTTCTGCAATTGGTCAATACGTATGTATGGAGAACCATGGATGTAATCAGAGTATTACCGATACAGGATCACTGGAGAAATTCATTCTCTCAGTTCGTAAATAA